In a genomic window of Phragmites australis chromosome 14, lpPhrAust1.1, whole genome shotgun sequence:
- the LOC133890944 gene encoding disease resistance protein RGA2-like isoform X2: MEIFLPAVMGELTTRSINFFINKCFKPPAVAVEDRLQSALLRAQVIMDEAMGRRITNRSMLQQLDMLRDCMHRGYYTLDTFRYQSHDKEEVKDHIVSHSSLLSKVNSVKDLCFSTGTSTHILKEMQEVLDSLSSMILDSNELVLFLTSYPRMYREPYSMHLLLSKCMFGRQMETELVIKPHGAEELEVLPIVGPGRVGKSTLVAHVCNDERVRDHFSEIIFLSDHDFRDEKLTTLSEGCAKKYQNCTLNKDERMLVVVEAAGDFNGSAWKRLFSASRRCMTSGSKIIITSQSDKITTLGTTQAVTLKYLSHEAYWYFFKTLTFGSTDPAIHPRLAYLAMEIARMLKQSLIGATATASLPRDNFDIHFWFKVLTFLRGFIQRHVSKFVSTLFTRGGSQD, encoded by the exons ATGGAGATTTTCCTTCCTGCAGTCATGGGTGAGCTCACCACTAGATCCATAAATTTCTTCATCAACAAATGCTTCAAGCCGCCAGCAGTAGCTGTGGAGGACAGGCTGCAATCGGCTCTCCTCCGGGCGCAGGTCATCATGGACGAGGCCATGGGACGCCGCATCACAAACCGATCTATGCTACAGCAGCTGGACATGCTGCGAGACTGCATGCACCGAGGCTACTACACGCTTGATACCTTCAGATACCAATCTCACGACAAAGAGGAGGTCAAAGATCATATTGTGAGTCACTCTTCACTATTGTCCAAAGTAAATTCTGTCAAAGATTTATGTTTCTCCACTGGAACAAGTACacatattttgaaagaaatgcaAGAGGTGCTTGATAGTTTGAGCTCCATGATCCTTGATTCAAATGAGCTGGTTCTGTTCTTGACGAGCTATCCCCGCATGTACCGTGAGCCTTACAGCATGCATCTCCTGTTGAGCAAGTGCATGTTTGGCCGCCAGATGGAAACAGAGCTCGTCATCAAGCCTCATGGTGCTGAAGAATTGGAGGTCCTACCAATTGTCGGTCCAGGCAGAGTCGGAAAGAGCACCCTTGTCGCTCATGTTTGCAATGATGAGAGAGTCCGTGATCATTTTTCAGAAATTATATTCTTGAGTGACCACGATTTCAGAGATGAGAAGTTAACCACTCTTAGTGAAGGATGTGCGAAGAAATATCAAAATTGCACGTTGAACAAAGATGAGAGAATGCTAGTTGTTGTTGAGGCAGCTGGAGACTTCAATGGAAGTGCGTGGAAGAGGCTATTCTCTGCTTCTAGACGGTGCATGACAAGTGGTAGTAAAATCATAATCACAAGTCAGTCTGACAAGATCACAACGCTTGGAACAACGCAGGCAGTAACACTGAAATATTTGTCCCACGAAGCATACTGGTACTTCTTCAAGACGCTTACGTTTGGAAGCACTGATCCGGCGATACACCCAAGGCTTGCATATTTGGCCATGGAGATAGCCAGGATGCTGAAACAATCTCTCATTGGTGCAACCGCCACCGCCTCTTTGCCGAGGGACAACTTTGACATCCACTTTTGGTTCAAGGTTCTGACCTTTTTGAGAGGGTTCATCCAGAGGCATGTCTCCAAATTTG TGTCAACGCTCTTCACAAGAGGAGGTTCCCAAGATTAG
- the LOC133890944 gene encoding disease resistance protein RGA2-like isoform X1: MEIFLPAVMGELTTRSINFFINKCFKPPAVAVEDRLQSALLRAQVIMDEAMGRRITNRSMLQQLDMLRDCMHRGYYTLDTFRYQSHDKEEVKDHIVSHSSLLSKVNSVKDLCFSTGTSTHILKEMQEVLDSLSSMILDSNELVLFLTSYPRMYREPYSMHLLLSKCMFGRQMETELVIKPHGAEELEVLPIVGPGRVGKSTLVAHVCNDERVRDHFSEIIFLSDHDFRDEKLTTLSEGCAKKYQNCTLNKDERMLVVVEAAGDFNGSAWKRLFSASRRCMTSGSKIIITSQSDKITTLGTTQAVTLKYLSHEAYWYFFKTLTFGSTDPAIHPRLAYLAMEIARMLKQSLIGATATASLPRDNFDIHFWFKVLTFLRGFIQRHVSKFGEHPIDALDQYRPAQLERMATPSEVFLVYLQCQRSSQEEVPKIRIQDVMYGSAKPHGKFEVLAWKSPIPPYHSYVYTCELRELKTTAAKRKRSMKNGVTLC, translated from the coding sequence ATGGAGATTTTCCTTCCTGCAGTCATGGGTGAGCTCACCACTAGATCCATAAATTTCTTCATCAACAAATGCTTCAAGCCGCCAGCAGTAGCTGTGGAGGACAGGCTGCAATCGGCTCTCCTCCGGGCGCAGGTCATCATGGACGAGGCCATGGGACGCCGCATCACAAACCGATCTATGCTACAGCAGCTGGACATGCTGCGAGACTGCATGCACCGAGGCTACTACACGCTTGATACCTTCAGATACCAATCTCACGACAAAGAGGAGGTCAAAGATCATATTGTGAGTCACTCTTCACTATTGTCCAAAGTAAATTCTGTCAAAGATTTATGTTTCTCCACTGGAACAAGTACacatattttgaaagaaatgcaAGAGGTGCTTGATAGTTTGAGCTCCATGATCCTTGATTCAAATGAGCTGGTTCTGTTCTTGACGAGCTATCCCCGCATGTACCGTGAGCCTTACAGCATGCATCTCCTGTTGAGCAAGTGCATGTTTGGCCGCCAGATGGAAACAGAGCTCGTCATCAAGCCTCATGGTGCTGAAGAATTGGAGGTCCTACCAATTGTCGGTCCAGGCAGAGTCGGAAAGAGCACCCTTGTCGCTCATGTTTGCAATGATGAGAGAGTCCGTGATCATTTTTCAGAAATTATATTCTTGAGTGACCACGATTTCAGAGATGAGAAGTTAACCACTCTTAGTGAAGGATGTGCGAAGAAATATCAAAATTGCACGTTGAACAAAGATGAGAGAATGCTAGTTGTTGTTGAGGCAGCTGGAGACTTCAATGGAAGTGCGTGGAAGAGGCTATTCTCTGCTTCTAGACGGTGCATGACAAGTGGTAGTAAAATCATAATCACAAGTCAGTCTGACAAGATCACAACGCTTGGAACAACGCAGGCAGTAACACTGAAATATTTGTCCCACGAAGCATACTGGTACTTCTTCAAGACGCTTACGTTTGGAAGCACTGATCCGGCGATACACCCAAGGCTTGCATATTTGGCCATGGAGATAGCCAGGATGCTGAAACAATCTCTCATTGGTGCAACCGCCACCGCCTCTTTGCCGAGGGACAACTTTGACATCCACTTTTGGTTCAAGGTTCTGACCTTTTTGAGAGGGTTCATCCAGAGGCATGTCTCCAAATTTGGTGAGCATCCAATTGATGCTCTGGACCAATATAGACCTGCACAGCTTGAGAGAATGGCTACACCTTCTGAAGTTTTCCTGGTTTATTTACAGTGTCAACGCTCTTCACAAGAGGAGGTTCCCAAGATTAGAATCCAAGATGTGATGTATGGAAGCGCTAAGCCTCATGGGAAATTTGAGGTCCTAGCATGGAAGTCTCCGATACCCCCCTACCATAGCTATGTGTATACTTGCGAGCTTCGAGAGCTAAAAACTACAGCTGCCAAGCGGAAGCGTTCTATGAAAAATGGAGTAACACTCTGTTAG
- the LOC133890778 gene encoding uncharacterized protein LOC133890778: MAPKLKVQTWLLMLTWVAVEFILSSTCCVIFLGRDSPMEILLSAVLGELTTRSINFFISRSSKPSALDVEDRLRRVLLRAQVIVDEAMGRHITNQAMLLQVNLLRDAMHRGYYTLDTFRYLSHDEEDAKDQVVSHSLSLSKISFLKGFCSSSRNAQILEQLQKALDDLNSMILDVDELVVFLTSYPRLYHQPYNMHLLLGNCMFGRQMEAELVMNFLLHTRPHGTEELEVLPIVGPRRVGKSTLVAHVCKDERVRDHFSEIVFLSDQDFTYDELATFRERCVMKYQSNSNKDGRLLVVVDSDGDLDEVAWNRLYSASRWCMPSGSKIIVTSRSDKIVQFGTTQALTLKYLSYEAYWYFFKTLTFGSIDPEMHPRLMHLAMEIARTLNGNMIRANIAACILRDNFDIHFWCKVLVFLRGFIQEHVSRFGEHPFDLLDQNRPAHLGRMATASEEFVIYHQYQRSSQEEVPKIIFQDVMCGNVKPHGKFEVLAWRSRIPPYYSYINTCEIQELKTKAAKRKRS, translated from the exons ATGGCCCCAAAGTTGAAAGTTCAAACATGGCTGCTGATGCTGACATGGGTTGCTGTAGAA TTCATTCTCTCGTCAACCTGCTGCGTTATCTTCCTCGGGAGAGATTCCCCTATGGAGATTCTCCTTTCTGCGGTCCTGGGTGAGCTGACCACTAGATCCATAAATTTCTTCATCAGTAGAAGCTCTAAGCCGTCGGCACTGGATGTGGAAGATCGCCTCCGCAGGGTCCTGCTCCGGGCACAGGTCATCGTCGACGAAGCCATGGGGCGGCACATCACAAACCAAGCTATGCTCCTCCAGGTGAACCTGCTGAGAGACGCCATGCACAGAGGCTATTACACGCTCGACACCTTCAGATACCTATCTCACGACGAGGAGGACGCCAAAGATCAGGTCGTGAGTCACTCTTTGTCTTTGTCCAAAATAAGTTTTCTGAAAGGTTTCTGTTCGTCCAGTAGAAATGCACAGATTTTGGAACAGCTGCAAAAGGCACTTGACGATTTGAACTCCATGATCCTTGATGTGGATGAGCTGGTCGTGTTCTTGACGAGCTACCCTCGCCTGTACCACCAGCCTTACAACATGCATCTCCTACTAGGTAACTGCATGTTTGGCCGCCAGATGGAAGCAGAACTTGTCATGAACTTCCTATTACACACACGGCCTCATGGTACTGAAGAACTGGAAGTCCTGCCAATTGTCGGTCCCAGAAGAGTCGGCAAGAGCACACTTGTCGCTCATGTTTGCAAGGACGAAAGGGTACGTGATCATTTTTCAGAAATTGTGTTCTTGAGCGACCAAGATTTTACATATGATGAGCTAGCTACTTTCAGAGAACGATGTGTGATGAAATATCAAAGTAACTCGAACAAAGATGGGAGATTGCTAGTTGTTGTTGATTCAGATGGAGATCTCGATGAAGTTGCATGGAATAGGTTGTATTCTGCTTCTAGATGGTGCATGCCAAGTGGTAGTAAAATCATAGTCACAAGTCGGTCCGACAAGATCGTACAGTTTGGAACAACACAGGCTCTAACTCTCAAGTATCTATCCTATGAGGCGTATTGGTATTTCTTCAAGACACTTACATTTGGAAGCATTGATCCCGAGATGCACCCAAGGCTCATGCACCTGGCCATGGAGATAGCGAGGACGCTGAATGGGAACATGATTCGTGCAAACATCGCCGCCTGTATACTGAGGGACAACTTTGACATCCACTTTTGGTGCAAGGTTCTGGTCTTCTTGAGAGGGTTCATCCAGGAGCATGTCTCCAGATTTGGTGAGCATCCATTTGATCTTTTGGACCAAAATAGACCTGCACATCTTGGGAGAATGGCTACAGCTTCTGAAGAATTCGTGATTTATCATCAGTATCAACGCTCTTCGCAAGAGGAGGTTCCCAAGATTATATTCCAAGATGTGATGTGTGGAAACGTTAAGCCTCATGGGAAATTTGAGGTCCTGGCATGGAGGTCTCGGATACCACCCTACTATAGCTATATCAATACTTGTGAGATTCAAGAGCTAAAAACTAAAGCTGCCAAGAGAAAGCGTTCTTAA